The window GCTGTTGCTGGCCGTGCGAGAGGGCGCTCGCCGGGGTCTCCTCGTGGCCGGCCAGACCCGCGGCGGCGATGGCCTCGTCGACGCGCCGGCGCCGTTCGTCGCCGTCCGCGAACTGCTGGACGGGCAGGCGGGCGTTCTCCCGGACCGTGAGGTCGCCGTACACCGACGGCACCTGGAACTTCATGCTGATGCCGCGCTGGACCCGCTCGTGGGGCGCCAGGTCCGTGACGTCGTGGCCGTCGTAGTAGATCCGGCCGGCCGTCGGTTCGTAGGTGCCGGTGATCAGCTTCAGCAGCGTCGACTTGCCGGCCCCGTTCGGGCCGATCAGACACCGGAGCTCGCCCTCGTCGACGGCGAAGGCTGGCTCGTCGGTGGCCGTGAAGCCGCCGAACTGCTTGACCAGCCCGTCGGTCTGCAGCAGCGTGTCGGTCCGCTCTCCGGTGGCCTTCGCCGCCGGCGTCTGGCGGACGTTCGGTCCGAGGTCCTGTGTGCTCTCGTCGGTCTCGCTCATTGATCGCTCACCTCAGAGTGTGCGTCGGGCGCTTCCGGCCCCTCGACGTCGGCGGGGTCGGGGCGATTCCGGACGACCGTCTCGTGGAGCCACGGGACGAGGCCCCCTGGCAGCGCCAGAATCGTCACGAGCAGCAGGGTGCCGAGGACGACGAGCGCCCACTCGCCCGACATGGTAACGCGGATCCACTCGACGGCGATCGTCGCGACGACGGCGCCGAGCAGGCTCTTGCGCCCGCCGACGCTGACCCAGATGACGGGCAGCGTCGCGAACGTCAGCGAGAACACCGTCGGGTCGATGAACACGTTGCGCGCCGCGTACAGCACGCCCGAGAGCCCGGCCAGCGCGCCGCCGATCACGAACGCGATCAGCTTGACGCGCTTGACGTCGTAGCCGAACATCTCGGTCCGGTCCTCGTCCTCGCGGACCGCGACCATCACGCGGCCGAAGTCGGAGTTGACCAGCGCCCGCAGTCCGAGGTAGGCGACAACCAGGAGCGCGAGCGCGAGGTAGTAGAACGGGTCGAACTGGGCCCGTCCGAGCAGCGGCAGCCAGAGGGCGAACTCGTTGTAGACGAACTGGAACGAGGCGCCCTCGACGCCGAGCGACAGCAGCGGGATCTGCGGCATGCCGTTGAACCCGCCCAGCGGGGCCTCGCCGATGGTCCACTCCGAGCCCGCGGTCTGGGCCATGAACGTGTGCAGCACCATCGTCGCGACCAGCGTGATGATGGTCACGTACACGTCGCGGACGCCGCCGTAGAACATGAAGTAGCCGAGCAGGGCCGCGCTCACTCCGCCGCCCACCACGCCGGCCAGGACCGCGGCGGTGATCCCGCCCGGCGTGGCGACGTTGATCGAGACGACCCCGAAGGTGTAGCCCCCGACGCCGAAGAACACGACCTGGCCGAAGCTCAGCACGCCGGAGTAGCCCCAGACGAGCGACAGCGACAGCCCCAGCAGCGACAGCACCAGGAACAGCGAGAACTGCCCGCTGCTCCCGTACCAGGGGAAGAAGACCAGCGCGAGGACGGCCACGGCGAACCCGGCCCAGAAGCCCCGCGAGTTCCCGATGGTGTGGGGCCCTTCGAGGCGGGCACGGAGGCGAGCGAGCGCGCCGTCGGCCGCGGCTGGATCGGCGGCCATCTACGCTCCCTCCTGCCTGCGGGTGCGGACCCGCTCGATGAAGCCGGTGATTCCCTCCGGCAGGAACCGGAGCGCGATCATGGCCGCGACCAGCAGCATGATGCGGCCGACGAACGTGCCGAAGAGGTTCGAGAACACGGCGTTGATGGCGCCCAGGACGCCCCCGGACAGCGCCGTCCCGAGGACCACGCTCGGGCCGCCGACGACGACCGCGACGAACGCCTCCACGAGGAACTGGTCGCCCAGCGTCGGCTGCATCGAGACGATCGGTGCGAACAGGGCGCCGGTCAGGCCGGCCAGCCCCGAGCCGACGGCGAAGGTCGTCATGTACGTCCGCTCGGTGTCGACGCCCAGCGCCTTCGCGGTCTCCTCGTCCTGGATGGTCGCGCGGGCGCGCATCCCGTAGTCCGTCCGGGTGAACACGTAGTAGACCACCAGCAGGACGGCGATGCTCACCCCGGACAGGACGACGCGGTACGTCGAGTACGAGAACGCGCCGTAGGCGATCTCGCCGAGGGGCGTCGCGATCTGGTCGATCGAGTTCCCGAAGACGATCCGGGCCCCCTGGACCATGACGAGGCTCAGCCCGAACGTCGCGACCATCGAGTCGGCCAGGCGGTCGTACAGCGGCTCCATCACGTCGCGGCCGGCGATTCGCTGGCCGACGGCGTTCGGGACGGCCCCGGAGACGATGGTCCGCTCGACGACCAGACCGAAGAGGGCCGTCACGAGCGTGCCGGCGGCCATCGCGACCACCAGCGGGAGCCCCAGCTGGGTCGCGGCCAGCGTCGTCGCGTACGCCCCAACGAGGATGAACTCCCCGTGGGCCAGGTTGATCACGCCCATGATCCCGAAGATGATGGCCAACCCCGCCGCCGCCAGCACGATGAAGGCGAAGCTGTCGAGGAACTGCAACGCGAGATTGAGCCCGTTGACCATCCCTACTCGGCCTCCTCGTAGTAGTCCCTGGGCGTGTACTGCGTCTGTTCGGCCTCCTCGCGCAGGTCACAGCCGACCGTCTCCGAGAGGAACTGCTCGGGGACCTTGCGGTCCGCGACGGCCTCGATGTTGTGCTCCTCGTCGGCGCGGAGGACCCACATGTGGTGGTCGACGTGGTGGGTCGCGCCGTCGAGCTCGATGGTCTCGCCGTCGGGCGCCTCGGGCGCCCGCTCGGTGCCGAGACTGATGCCCGACTCGAGGGCCTCGATGACCTCCGGTTGCTCCGTCGTCCCGGCCTGCTCGACGGCCTGCTTGTACATGTACGTCGAGAAGTAGTTCGTCTCGGCCTCCTCGTTGAGGTAGGGGGCGTCGGGGTACTTCTCGAAGTAGCGGTCCACGAAGCCGCCGTCGCCGGTGTTGCTCTCCGTGGGAACCTCCTCCATGTAGTTGACGCCGGCGTAGATGTTGGCCATCGCGGGCGGCTCGAGCCGGCGGTGCTCGTAGCCCTGGGCCATCGCCGTCGAGGTGCCGATCGGAATCTCCAGGCCGGCAGAGGCCTTCTGCTCGTAGAAGGACGTGTGGTTGGCGCCCACGAGCATGGACATGACGAAGTCCGGATCGGCCTCCTGGATGCGGTTGATCGTCGAGCCGAAGGAGGACTCGCTGAGCGGGACGAACTCCTCGCCGACCACCTCGGCGTCGTGCTCGTCGGCCAGGACCTTCACCCAGTCGGCCGACAGCTGGCCGAAGTTGTAGTCGGCCGCGATGGTGTAGATCTCCGGGCCGTACTCCTCGCGCAGGTACGGCAGGACCGTCCCGAGCTGCTGGCGGGCCGTCGGGCCCGGTGCGAACGTCGTCTTGTCGCAGACGCCGCCCTCGTACTGGGTCGTGTAGAAGTACAGCTGCTCGTTGCGGTTGATGATCGGCCGGATGGCCTCCCGGGTCGCCGACGAGTAGCCCGCCCACAGGACGTCGACGTCGTTCTCGTTGATCATCTCCCGCGTCAGCTCCTGGTAGCGCTGGTTGTCCGACTGCGGGTCGCGGGAGTACACCTCGACCTCCTTGCCGTCGATCCCGCCGTTGGCGTTGATCTCCTCGATGGCGAGCATCGAGGCCTTGTGCTTCGGATCGCCGACCAGCGCGAAGTTCCCGGACTGGTCCTCGAGGACGCCGATCTTGACGACGTCGGAGCTGCTGGCGCCGTCCGTCGACGCCCCGCTTCCACCGCTGTTCGAGCAGCCGGCGAGCCCGGACACGAGGGCGGCACCCCCGGCCGTGACGAACCTCCGACGGCTGACGGTCCGACGACTCATGCGGCTCCCCCCAGAGACGCGCATTCGTTGTCCTTAAGGACGCCTTCTGTGCTATCCTGTGGCCCGACGCCGTCGAAATGCGGACGTTCGTCCATCGTATCGTTCACGGACTGGAGTTTTGCAGTACACAAATAAGGTTTTCCTCTTGATTCTTATACTGTCCTTGTTACCGCCGATTGTGTATAAGGATGTACTAAGACGCAGCCAGAAACTGAGAAGTTCCACACTCTCTGCGCGAAACCAGTCGATATCGCCAATTCGAACCGGGGGTCGGCGGCGAAGGGGGAGAGAATTGCCGATACAGCGGTGTCGACGCGAGACGATCGAGCGGAGCCGTTCTTCGACAGTGGTGTGAGCCGTGCACGATCAGACGGCAGCGACCCGGGCGTCCGGCGTGGGCGGACGCCGAGAGGCTCGCTCCGTTCACCGCACGAGCCCATCCGTCGCTGACGCTCCGGCGGCGAATCCAGAGAACGTCGGTCCGGACCGATACCGGCCGCTACAGCAGCAGTTGACCGGCGTCGAGAAGGAGGAGCGCGGCCAGCACCGTGACGGCCACGCCGGCGACGGCCTGCGCGACCCCGTGGAACGTCGCGCTCCGTTCGCGGGTGAGCCCGAACAGCGCGCCCGCGCCCGCCCCGAGGAGACTCATCGTCGCGGTGATGGTGACGGCGTAGGTGAGGACGGCCAGTCCGACGACGCCGGGCCCGAAGTCGGGCAGCAGCGTCGACGAGAAGACGATCATCGACACCGGCGGGGACAGGGTGAACAGCGCGCCGACGAGGCCCGTCTTCAGGTAGGAGACGGTGCCGTGGTCGTGCGAGTGGGTAGTGAAACCGGGCACCGGCAGGTGGACGTGGGGGTGGCTGTGGGTCACGTCGCCGTGGTCGTGTTCGTCCGTCCGGACGACGCGCCGGAGGCCGCCGATCGCCATCGTCGCGCCGAGCAGTCCCAGCACGACGCCGACGCCCACGGTGCCGACCGCGTCGAAGAGCGCGGGGAACTCGGTCCGGCCGAGTAGCAGGTAGGCGATTCCCAGCCACGCGACGACGAGCGCGACGTGGCCGAGGCTGAAACAGGCGCCCGCGAGCGCCGACAGCCGGGAATCGCCGTACTCGCTGGTCAGCGAGGAGATGCCGGCGACGTGGTCCGGCTCGATCGCGTGGGTGACGCCGAGCACGCCGGCCGTCGCGAGCGCTGTCACGACTGTAGTACTCATCGTGTCTCACCCTCGACGCGCCGCGGATTGACAGTTACGGTGCCGGCCCTGCGCGAACACGCCGCCGGGGCGATCGAAGCCATCGGTGACCGGTATACGTACATGGGAAAAGCGGCTTACTAATTGTGCAAGTATTGTGTCGCCGCCGCGCTTTTAAGACACCGCTCGCGGAACGTCGGAGCACGATGGGCGATTCCACAGACGCGACCTCGTACCGAGAGGTCGACGGAGGTGTCCCGGCGACATGACTGAGGACCTCGTTCCGGGCGAGGTGGTGCCCGGCGAGGGGACGGTCACGCTCAACGAGGGCCGGGAGACGGCCGAGGTGACGGTCGGCAACGCCGGCGACCGACCGGTGCAGGTCGGCTCGCACTTCCACTTCTTCGAGGTCAACGCGGCCCTCGAGTTCGACCGCGAGGCCGCCTTCGGCAAGCGGCTGAACGTCCCGGCCGGGACCGCGGTCCGGTTCGAGCCCGGCGAGCGACAGACCGTCGAGCTGGTCGCCATCGGCGGCAAGCGCCGCGCCCACGGGATGAACGGGCTGGTCAACGGCAGCGTCGGCGGCGACCCCGGCGAGGCGCTGGAGCGGGCCCGCGAGCAGGGGTTCCGCGACTCGGGGGCGAGCGACGAAGCGAGCGCCGGCGGAAACCCGGAGGTGAGCGAGGAGTGACCCGCGAGATCGACCGCGACGCCTACGCCGAGCTGTACGGTCCCACCGAGGGCGACAGAGTGCGGCTGGGCGACACGGAGCTGTTCGCCGAGGTCGAGCGGGACCTCCGGACCCACGGCGACGAGGCCGTCTTCGGCGGCGGGAAGACCCTCCGCGACGGCCTCGGGATGTCCCCCGACGTCACCCAGGCGGAGGGCGCGATGGACTGGGTCATCACGAACGCGACGATCCTCGATCCCGTCTTGGGGATCGTCGCCGCCGACATCGGCATCCGGAACGGAGAGATCGCCGGGATCGGCAAGGCCGGCAACCCGGACACGATGGACGGCGTCGACATGGTCGTCGGCCCGTCGACGGACGTCTACCCTGCGGAGGGCAAGATCGCCACCGCTGGCGGGCTGGACATCCACGTCCACTGGAACTCCGCCCAGCTCCACGAGCACGCGCTCGCCTCGGGGATCACGACGATGCTCGGCGGCGGGTACGGCGGCGGCGCGACGACATGCACGACCGGCCCGGAGAACGTCAAGCGCCACCTCCAGGCCGCCGAGGAGTGGCCGGTCAACGTCGGCTTCTACGGCAAGGGCAACGCCTCCGACCCCGAGCCGCTGCGCGAGCAGATCGAGGCCGGCGCCTGCACCCTCAAACTGCACGAGGACTGGGGGTCGATGCCCGACGCCATCGACACCTGCCTCGACGTCGCCGAGGAGGAGGACGTGCAGGTGTGCATGCACACCGATACGCTCAACGAGGCCGGCTTCGTCGAGAACACCTTCGACGCCGTCGACGGCCGGAC of the Halomicrobium salinisoli genome contains:
- the urtB gene encoding urea ABC transporter, permease protein UrtB; translation: MVNGLNLALQFLDSFAFIVLAAAGLAIIFGIMGVINLAHGEFILVGAYATTLAATQLGLPLVVAMAAGTLVTALFGLVVERTIVSGAVPNAVGQRIAGRDVMEPLYDRLADSMVATFGLSLVMVQGARIVFGNSIDQIATPLGEIAYGAFSYSTYRVVLSGVSIAVLLVVYYVFTRTDYGMRARATIQDEETAKALGVDTERTYMTTFAVGSGLAGLTGALFAPIVSMQPTLGDQFLVEAFVAVVVGGPSVVLGTALSGGVLGAINAVFSNLFGTFVGRIMLLVAAMIALRFLPEGITGFIERVRTRRQEGA
- a CDS encoding urease subunit beta — translated: MTEDLVPGEVVPGEGTVTLNEGRETAEVTVGNAGDRPVQVGSHFHFFEVNAALEFDREAAFGKRLNVPAGTAVRFEPGERQTVELVAIGGKRRAHGMNGLVNGSVGGDPGEALERAREQGFRDSGASDEASAGGNPEVSEE
- a CDS encoding urea ABC transporter substrate-binding protein, with product MSRRTVSRRRFVTAGGAALVSGLAGCSNSGGSGASTDGASSSDVVKIGVLEDQSGNFALVGDPKHKASMLAIEEINANGGIDGKEVEVYSRDPQSDNQRYQELTREMINENDVDVLWAGYSSATREAIRPIINRNEQLYFYTTQYEGGVCDKTTFAPGPTARQQLGTVLPYLREEYGPEIYTIAADYNFGQLSADWVKVLADEHDAEVVGEEFVPLSESSFGSTINRIQEADPDFVMSMLVGANHTSFYEQKASAGLEIPIGTSTAMAQGYEHRRLEPPAMANIYAGVNYMEEVPTESNTGDGGFVDRYFEKYPDAPYLNEEAETNYFSTYMYKQAVEQAGTTEQPEVIEALESGISLGTERAPEAPDGETIELDGATHHVDHHMWVLRADEEHNIEAVADRKVPEQFLSETVGCDLREEAEQTQYTPRDYYEEAE
- a CDS encoding ABC transporter ATP-binding protein, which gives rise to MSETDESTQDLGPNVRQTPAAKATGERTDTLLQTDGLVKQFGGFTATDEPAFAVDEGELRCLIGPNGAGKSTLLKLITGTYEPTAGRIYYDGHDVTDLAPHERVQRGISMKFQVPSVYGDLTVRENARLPVQQFADGDERRRRVDEAIAAAGLAGHEETPASALSHGQQQQLEIGMAASLEPDLLLLDEPVAGLSVEEREGIAERVTQLNEAEGIAFVVIEHDTDFVAEIADAVTVLHQGEVFREGPIEEIESDPEVRRIYLGGEE
- a CDS encoding ABC transporter permease subunit produces the protein MAADPAAADGALARLRARLEGPHTIGNSRGFWAGFAVAVLALVFFPWYGSSGQFSLFLVLSLLGLSLSLVWGYSGVLSFGQVVFFGVGGYTFGVVSINVATPGGITAAVLAGVVGGGVSAALLGYFMFYGGVRDVYVTIITLVATMVLHTFMAQTAGSEWTIGEAPLGGFNGMPQIPLLSLGVEGASFQFVYNEFALWLPLLGRAQFDPFYYLALALLVVAYLGLRALVNSDFGRVMVAVREDEDRTEMFGYDVKRVKLIAFVIGGALAGLSGVLYAARNVFIDPTVFSLTFATLPVIWVSVGGRKSLLGAVVATIAVEWIRVTMSGEWALVVLGTLLLVTILALPGGLVPWLHETVVRNRPDPADVEGPEAPDAHSEVSDQ